TAGGAAGAAATTATAAACATGCATATAAATTTTTGACTTCTTATAGTTTTGatattaatagatattttaatagCTAATAAACGTTTTactttagaatagttttttttcttaaaagattttatttatttatttgacacagagagagagacagcgagagagggaacacaagaagggggagcaggagagggagaagcaggctccccgcggagcagggagcccgatgtgggactcgatcccaggaccctgggatcatgacctgagctgaaggcagacgcttaacgactgagccacccaggcgccctagaatagTTTTTGATTGATAAGAAAGTTACAATAACATTAACCCCCACCTCGTTTCTCCTATTGTTAACATTACTACTGTACATTTGTCATAGCTAGTGagcaatattattaactaaagtccatacttcactcatttttttaagtttttattgaatgtctaaaaatccattttttgccgcctgggtggctcagtcggttaagcgtctgccttcggctcaggtcctgatcccaggatcctgggatcgagtcccgcatcgggctccctgctcagcggggagcctgcttctccctctccctctgcctgccactccccctgcttgtgctctctttctctctgacaaataaataaataaaatctttaaaaaataaataaataaaaatccatttttcacATGCCAGTTTTATAATCCTGGTCAAAGTCCTCTTTAAGCTTTTTTGCTCAGGCCCTTGGTGCCAGCAGGATGGGCAAGTGTCGCGGTCTCCGTACTGTGGGGAAGCTCCGCAGGCACTGATGAGATCAGAAGTGGCATGATAAACTGTACAAGAAAGCCCATTTGGGCACAGCCCTGAAGGCCAACCCTTTTGGAGGTGCTTCCCATGCAAAAGGAATTGTGCTGGAAAAAGTAGGAGTTGAAGCCAAGCAGCCGAATTCTGCCATCAGGAAGTGTGTCAGGGTCCAGCTGATCAAGAATGgcaaaaaaggggcacctgggtggctcagtcattaagcgactgccttcggctcaggtcatggtcccagggtcctgggagcgagccccgcatcgggctccctgctcggcgggaagcctgcttctccctctcctactccccctgcttgtgttccctctctcgctctctctctctcaattaaataaataaataaaatctttaaaagaaaaaaatggcaaaaaaatcaCAGCCTTTGTACCCAATGATGGGTGTTTGAATGTTATTGAGGAAAATGATGAGGTTCTGGTTGCTGGACTTGGTCGCAAAGGTCATGCTGTCGGTGACATTCCTGGAGTTCACTTTAAGGTTGTCCAAATAGCCAATGTCTCTCTTTTGGCCTTATacaaaggcaagaaggaaagacCAATATCGTAAGTTTTGATGGTGAAAACATGACAATAATAAATTTtcataagccaaaaaaaaaaaaaatagtcctctTTAAATGCCCAGAAATAAACATGATTCTCCATATAGGTCAGCTAGGGCGGATCTCTGCTCAGAAACTGGATGGTGAAGAAAATTAAGAGAGGCTGGGCAACCTCAGGGACTGATGTGAGGTCCATACCCAAGAGACTATCTCCTAAAAGCTATCCACTTCTCAgcaattcatttaatcctcccaacaatttAGGATGCAGGtgctatcattctctctctctttaagagGCTCAAAGAGATTCACTTCTCTTCCCAGGGTCACAAACCTCCAGTCTAGGTGTGTCTGACTCAGAAACACAGCTCTGCCTCCCACTTGTATATTTCAAAGACAGCATGCCATGTCTGCTATCCATGAGCTGCTCATTGTTCAAACAAGATGGCCACACAAGAGCTATGTAGCCGTCTTCTGAATGTGGATTcacttatttaacaaacattttaaaaaaaaacaaaaaccaaaaaacaatcaTTTTTACCTCCTACTATGGAGCAGAAATGGCTGCATTTTGCAGGAGGGACTTTGGGTGGAAACAAAGACTCGGGGCACGGGGCCCCAGATACTAAATGTGAGTGTGAAATGTAGACATATTAGTAGTTAGTCAAATTCTTTACCTTCATTGACAGGCTTCCAAAAACAATAAATGTAGGGCAATTTTGTTTAATCATGTGACTGGAGTTGGCAATAAAGCTGGTCCCTAATTAGAAAATCAATAGTATCCAGGTCCATAAATGTGCTATTTGTACTTCTATCTAAGGTGAGTAGGACATTTATCAGGGTTCAGAGGTAAACACATGACTCTTATGAACCTTACTGTTGACAACCACTGGTTTACTGACTAGGTTCCACGTGAATGagagattatgtaaaaaaaaattccttttttaatcttTGGATATAAATTGTCCACTTGATTGGTCAGATAATGTAATTGTAACATGGTAAACACGTAGTGATGACATCAGCCACCATTTATTGTGTCTTCAGTGCCtgacatttcattttttcatttaatcttgaAAGGCTCTGTTAGGGAGATGCCCTAATCACAATTCCACAAAGAGTAAACCGAAGCTTAGAAAGATTAAGCACTTAATGTCAGTAATTTAGTTCTGAGCCAAGGTTTCAGCCTGGGTCTGTTTGATGCCTGCATGGGGATGGGAAGGGTGTGGTCACTTGCTTGAACATGAGCCATACGAATTGGGGAAAATATGATGATGAGTAGTTGACCTTGAGGTTCACCCTCTAGGTTTTAGAAATGAAGATGACCTTCAGAGGTGAAACAGACAGAAATGTCCAGCTAGTCCTGGGAGGTAATAATGTGCCATGGTCTTAAGGTTCTTTGGTCCAGATGCCAGGCTAGAACTGTAAATAAAAAAGCTAAGCTTCTCCTATATGTGGATTAATGAGTTTTATATGATTTATTCCCATAAACCTATAGTATAGTTTGTTCAAATCAATAGGGCAACCTGTTGGATATATCCAggtatgaaaaaataaactttacctACCCATGAGTGTAGAAAGAACGTGAGAACGAATGGGGAGATGGAGACATAATATatagggagaagaaggaagacaaCGTGGGGTGGTTTTTGAAACCATCCAGCTTTGTCTTCCTACACTGAATAAGATGataatagcaaacatttttttttaattgaagtatagttgacatacaatgttacagtTTCAGTTGTATGATATAGTGATGTCAACCAGTCTACACAtgatgctatgctcacaagtgtagctaccgtctgtcgccatacagtgctattacaatTTCATTCACTATATTCCCTAAGCTGGCAAACACTTTTTGAGTACTTACCATATGCAAGCATTTGTGTGAGCACTTTGCAACTCTACCAGGTAGGTGCTGTGTAGATGAGAAAAaataaggttcagagaggtgaggtACTCTCATAAAGCCAGTTAGGTCTGTCTGACTCAAAAGCTTAGAAAGTGCGGTATTTCTTAATCTATGTATGTATCACCCATTGTTCAGACAAAAGTCTTTCAAACCCTCCTCTAAGAAGGCTTTGGAAACAAAGAAAGGTGTGGAGAGAAGGTTTGTGGAAGATGTGACATAGGGTTTCTCTCTACTGGACAGGACTCTCGGAGAGGGCGTGGGACAGAACAGTTGAGAGCTTGGCACTGTTTAGCTATTGTAGCTATTGATAGCTTGACCATACTTATgaactttgtgttttctttgcttgtgtttctttgtcttcagtttcttttggaAAATTCCAGCCTGCTTTGCTGTGCCGAGAGAAACAGTGCTCTCTTGTTCATGCTTGAGCCAGAGCGCCAAGAACAACAATTTCTCTGTCAGGGTTGGAGGAAAGGATGGAATGGGATGGAGGGTAGTAAGGGGGTTAACCATGGATATTGAAGTGAGGGAACCTAAAAGGGAGACCACATGTACATACACTTCCAGgtccttttctcctctttggaTTGTGGCAAAGGCAAAGGCAGTGAAAAGGGGCAAATACCTTGTTACTTAATTTGTGCTGTGTCGTCTCTTGACTCTAGATGCTCTCTGTGAAACAGGCATCCAGTGGAGCATATGTCGAGGTTCTTTGGGGGACCCTATAGTAGGGGTCTCCACTGTTTGTTCCTCTGATTTGGGATAAACCAGATTGACGCATTTTTCAAGTCCATCAActccttcttctctcccccaTATAACCCTCCTAACCCCCTTGATGTTGCTCTTGCCCCAGAGGCAGCTCTCTTGAGTGGGGTACCCACAAGACAGCTCCAGCCTGCCTAACTTTGTCATTGTACACTCGACCAGAGAAATGCCCACATCCTTGCCTTACCAGTTTAGAATCTGactaattaaaaaacaacagcacTTCAATGGGCCCATTCATGTTTTATCAGCTAACCCCCAAACAGTGCTATCTCTGAGTA
This genomic window from Halichoerus grypus chromosome 12, mHalGry1.hap1.1, whole genome shotgun sequence contains:
- the LOC118533455 gene encoding LOW QUALITY PROTEIN: small ribosomal subunit protein uS12-like (The sequence of the model RefSeq protein was modified relative to this genomic sequence to represent the inferred CDS: substituted 2 bases at 2 genomic stop codons); this encodes MGKCRGLRTVGKLRRHXXDQKWHDKLYKKAHLGTALKANPFGGASHAKGIVLEKVGVEAKQPNSAIRKCVRVQLIKNEKNGKKITAFVPNDGCLNVIEENDEVLVAGLGRKGHAVGDIPGVHFKVVQIANVSLLALYKGKKERPIS